The following proteins are encoded in a genomic region of Sulfurimonas sp. HSL3-7:
- a CDS encoding GNAT family N-acyltransferase, with protein sequence MSYQVIKVSTEDQLEKIYAFRYQIVCEKLGVTELDNCEPNRETDEYDAYSEHFAAFDEAGEVVACTRLIHHSPIGYPTTNYMTYDTDTWHFDQEQLGELSRVFVTPKFRSISELKPLFNDLKIIIYPTMVNLNIAYTFAALEKPFFRLLNMLNFPYKRIGDLQPYIGQRYPSILYMDELYDANRELFSKSEIQ encoded by the coding sequence ATGTCCTATCAGGTTATCAAAGTGAGCACGGAAGATCAGCTCGAAAAAATATATGCATTTCGATATCAGATTGTCTGTGAAAAATTGGGGGTCACTGAGCTGGACAACTGTGAGCCTAACCGTGAGACAGATGAATACGACGCTTACTCTGAGCATTTCGCCGCCTTTGATGAAGCTGGCGAAGTTGTAGCATGCACACGTCTTATTCACCACTCTCCCATTGGTTATCCTACTACAAATTATATGACCTACGATACGGATACTTGGCACTTTGATCAGGAACAGCTCGGTGAACTTTCGAGAGTATTTGTCACACCGAAATTCCGTAGTATTTCGGAACTAAAACCCCTTTTCAATGATCTCAAAATTATTATCTATCCCACCATGGTAAATCTCAATATAGCCTATACTTTTGCTGCCCTGGAAAAACCGTTTTTTCGATTACTCAACATGCTGAATTTTCCCTATAAGCGCATTGGAGATCTTCAACCATATATTGGGCAACGCTATCCCTCTATTTTATATATGGATGAATTGTACGACGCCAATCGTGAACTTTTCAGTAAAAGCGAAATACAGTGA
- a CDS encoding TonB-dependent receptor has protein sequence MKARYFSFMLLACSTVLLQAEESLKEFSSTNIPHLASVTQQIGRDLEHFTEAATETKANEPYQPYIISVLDGKRLEKLGISTLGEALELIPGVDIATDLMDMKTPIFRGSNPLAFGQVKLLIDGILANDTFIDGFASYHYMPIEVIKRIEVVRGPGSKTDGINAYAGSIQVITYAEEIGEPLNRVFAKTGSYNALAVGFTSSATEGKLRIHADGYYQKDKKTLYAGPDAAATGIYNYQTPFYTIDNTALAQSGDAPLQTTTYALGLQLDYDAFSFKARGNSYTHGSAYGLNGLLPQDDDRIEMPAYLLELGWDKHFGDLEAVIKIGAKYDSLSGDARSVPAGFELPSLSDPLHEKVTFTDGFYGIHQADQRSFYQSAYLKYSGVDNHQITIGYRLSREETYNIVTITTDRDTGIGLVDYTDTLPFFDIDAKRDTAMFSLQDQMEIGTKLGILYGINIEKTSLSKIQYDPRISFVYQSDMQRIFKAIYSHSHRNPSWQELYTLNNAARVGNTDLKPETVDAFELAFIQKFSGSSYLQADVFYLINKDQIDKNNALHLYLNNHNTDIYGFELETSTQILPHDQLYASYSYVDGSDDQGNPLANVAQHLAKASYLYKFSPELSAGTVLKYVGSKSRIEGDQRDDTPSYFTADLSAHYQNPARQFNVTASVKNLADADVVYPSEPNTYTNDYPQDGRTFLLTLSKEF, from the coding sequence GTGAAAGCCCGATATTTCAGTTTCATGCTGTTGGCCTGCAGTACCGTCTTGCTGCAGGCAGAAGAGTCACTAAAGGAGTTTTCATCGACTAATATTCCGCATCTCGCTTCGGTTACGCAGCAGATTGGCAGGGATCTTGAACACTTTACAGAGGCCGCCACAGAAACGAAAGCAAATGAACCGTACCAGCCCTATATCATCTCCGTTTTGGATGGAAAAAGACTTGAAAAACTCGGTATTTCAACACTCGGAGAAGCCCTGGAATTGATACCGGGTGTCGATATTGCCACCGACCTTATGGATATGAAAACTCCAATTTTTCGGGGTTCCAACCCTTTGGCCTTCGGGCAGGTCAAACTGCTGATTGACGGCATACTCGCCAATGATACTTTTATTGACGGGTTTGCAAGTTATCACTATATGCCCATCGAAGTCATCAAACGGATTGAAGTAGTTCGTGGACCCGGCAGTAAAACAGACGGCATCAACGCCTATGCCGGTTCCATCCAGGTCATTACCTATGCTGAAGAGATCGGCGAACCACTCAACCGTGTCTTCGCCAAAACCGGATCCTACAACGCACTGGCCGTCGGGTTCACCTCTTCCGCCACCGAAGGCAAACTCCGCATACATGCCGACGGTTACTACCAGAAGGATAAAAAAACACTGTATGCCGGTCCGGATGCGGCTGCCACTGGTATTTATAACTATCAAACACCCTTTTATACCATCGACAATACCGCTCTTGCACAAAGTGGAGATGCCCCGCTGCAGACAACGACCTATGCTCTCGGTTTGCAGCTTGATTACGATGCCTTCAGCTTCAAAGCAAGAGGGAACAGTTATACCCATGGCAGTGCCTACGGTCTTAACGGTTTACTCCCACAAGATGATGATCGTATCGAAATGCCTGCCTATCTGCTGGAATTGGGCTGGGACAAGCATTTCGGTGACCTTGAGGCCGTCATCAAGATCGGCGCAAAATATGACAGCCTCAGCGGTGATGCCAGATCGGTACCAGCAGGATTCGAACTTCCTAGTCTTTCCGATCCTCTCCATGAAAAAGTCACCTTTACGGACGGTTTTTATGGAATTCATCAGGCTGATCAGCGCTCTTTTTACCAATCTGCCTATCTTAAATACAGCGGGGTGGATAACCATCAAATCACCATCGGCTACCGTCTGAGTCGGGAAGAGACCTACAACATCGTTACGATAACGACCGACAGGGATACCGGCATAGGGCTGGTTGACTATACGGATACTCTCCCCTTTTTTGATATTGATGCAAAACGCGACACTGCGATGTTCTCCCTGCAGGATCAGATGGAGATCGGGACAAAACTCGGCATACTCTATGGCATCAATATTGAAAAGACTTCATTATCAAAGATACAGTATGATCCCAGGATATCTTTTGTCTACCAAAGTGACATGCAGCGTATCTTTAAAGCCATCTACAGCCATTCACACCGCAACCCCTCCTGGCAGGAACTCTATACGCTTAACAACGCGGCGCGTGTCGGCAACACCGACCTTAAACCCGAAACCGTGGATGCTTTTGAACTGGCATTCATTCAAAAATTCAGCGGCAGCAGCTATCTGCAGGCTGATGTTTTCTACCTGATAAACAAAGACCAGATCGATAAGAACAATGCCCTGCACCTTTATCTTAACAACCACAATACCGATATCTACGGGTTTGAACTGGAAACAAGCACCCAGATATTGCCGCATGACCAGCTCTATGCCAGTTATTCCTACGTCGACGGTTCCGATGATCAGGGAAATCCTCTGGCCAATGTCGCACAGCACCTGGCAAAAGCGAGTTATCTCTACAAGTTTTCTCCGGAGTTGAGTGCCGGAACGGTCCTGAAATATGTCGGCAGTAAATCCCGTATTGAAGGTGATCAGCGTGACGATACGCCCTCTTATTTTACAGCGGACCTTTCTGCGCACTACCAGAACCCAGCACGGCAGTTCAATGTAACAGCCAGCGTCAAGAACCTTGCCGATGCCGATGTCGTCTACCCTTCAGAGCCGAATACCTATACCAATGATTACCCGCAGGACGGCCGTACTTTTCTGCTCACTTTGAGCAAGGAGTTTTAA